One stretch of Amycolatopsis tolypomycina DNA includes these proteins:
- a CDS encoding class I SAM-dependent methyltransferase: MARKVDHNFADECAAAGDAPRIAAAAAFLEMGDRLGITPLIATGEVVTTAELAAAVDLPEAGVRTYCEALESAAIIERAGPADDAFRAVPDFDVIQHQAGFVSWTMNANRPFIEGAREFLSDPGLASGIDLRDGREVAVSSQWMGSKGFYPAALAAIIDAKPAVAVDLGAGTCRLLIEIMQSLPDTKAVGLDLDPGACQAARDAADLAGVGHRLTVVERSIQSIAADPSPLNGAEVIHAGFVFHDMLPGEEDVADQVLANCREALAPGGMMAITEAVPYLRNDRERRFSAIVSYYHRQFMKRRLLTEDEWRDKLVDAGFSNVSSVELAFPTGRLFLARK; the protein is encoded by the coding sequence ATGGCCCGGAAAGTCGACCACAATTTCGCGGACGAGTGCGCGGCAGCAGGTGACGCCCCACGCATCGCGGCCGCGGCCGCGTTCCTGGAGATGGGGGACCGGCTCGGCATCACTCCACTGATCGCCACCGGCGAAGTGGTCACGACGGCCGAGCTCGCCGCGGCCGTCGATCTGCCGGAAGCGGGCGTGCGCACCTACTGCGAGGCGCTGGAGTCGGCGGCGATCATCGAACGGGCCGGCCCGGCGGACGACGCCTTCCGCGCGGTGCCGGACTTCGACGTGATCCAGCACCAGGCGGGTTTCGTGTCCTGGACGATGAACGCGAACCGGCCCTTCATCGAGGGCGCACGCGAGTTCCTCAGCGACCCCGGTCTCGCGTCCGGCATCGACCTCCGCGACGGGCGCGAGGTCGCGGTGAGCTCGCAGTGGATGGGCAGCAAGGGCTTCTACCCGGCGGCCCTGGCGGCCATCATCGACGCCAAGCCGGCCGTCGCCGTCGACCTCGGCGCGGGCACCTGCAGGCTGCTGATCGAGATCATGCAGAGCCTCCCCGACACCAAGGCCGTCGGTCTCGACCTCGATCCGGGCGCGTGCCAGGCGGCGCGCGACGCCGCGGATCTCGCCGGCGTCGGCCACCGGCTGACGGTGGTGGAGCGTTCGATCCAGTCGATCGCCGCCGATCCGAGCCCGCTGAACGGAGCCGAGGTGATCCACGCCGGCTTCGTCTTCCACGACATGCTGCCGGGCGAGGAGGACGTCGCCGACCAGGTGCTGGCCAACTGCCGGGAGGCGCTCGCGCCCGGCGGCATGATGGCGATCACCGAGGCCGTGCCGTACCTGCGCAACGATCGCGAACGCCGGTTCAGCGCGATCGTGAGCTACTACCACCGCCAGTTCATGAAGCGACGCCTCCTCACCGAGGACGAGTGGAGGGACAAGCTCGTCGACGCGGGGTTCTCGAACGTGTCGTCGGTCGAGCTGGCGTTCCCGACGGGTCGCCTGTTCCTCGCCAGGAAGTGA
- a CDS encoding MbtH family protein: MKPPGGGSSLPDDGPFLVVVNHEDQYSIWPAGPEIPAGWTPVGRTGTEQECLGYIETVWTDMRPRSLRQHISHIEPDPTEVAANGPESRPQFRGRVRGSR, encoded by the coding sequence GTGAAGCCACCCGGGGGAGGTAGTTCATTGCCCGACGACGGACCATTTCTCGTGGTCGTCAACCATGAGGACCAGTACTCGATCTGGCCCGCAGGTCCGGAAATCCCGGCCGGGTGGACGCCGGTAGGCAGAACAGGAACCGAGCAGGAATGTCTCGGGTACATCGAAACGGTGTGGACGGACATGCGTCCACGTAGTCTTCGGCAGCATATCTCGCACATCGAGCCCGACCCCACAGAGGTGGCAGCGAATGGCCCGGAAAGTCGACCACAATTTCGCGGACGAGTGCGCGGCAGCAGGTGA
- a CDS encoding non-ribosomal peptide synthetase, translated as MTTGNRTSMIAASAILVHRRTLQEQVTIAYAETVPKTVTVDFSAAPSFRAVCDFVASSAVPGESDETDVDAVVRFAPDGSVDGDPAELVRLRALITDGVAHPDRPVSELRLTTGDDLAWLETVSGDERPPRPARCVHDVFADHAAATPDAVAISCAGRTLTYRDLHERAAGLAAALHGAGARPGEVVAVFGRRSPELVTGLLAILRAGCAYLALDPDDPPARHELLLRDAQAAVLLVDPAMAAPAGFTGAVVPWNARADQPVDVEVTPDHLAYVSYTSGSTGVPKGVAVPHRAISRLVVAPNWIEVVPGDVVLESAPVAFDASTVEIWTALLNGARLAILPPGPVELDRLADAVRAENVTVLLLTTGLFHHMVTAQLDCFKEVRHVLTGGDVVSPRHVKTLLDAHPHLVFTNGYGPTENTSFTTCWTIRAPLTGGSVPIGPVVSGTTLAILDPRLHPVPVGVCGEMYAGGEGVATGYLGRPKETAARFVPDPFSRRAGARMYRTGDLARWLPDGTVEFVGRIDTQVKVRGHRVEPGELEAELARRPEVAQAVVVAQPDASNGHRLLTYVVPAGPGDHAGLGARLRDRVARTLPSYLVPWAVLVVDELPLTRNGKVDRRALPAVTRSPRVLASEYVAPDTALETSVAEIWGELLGVEPVGIDDDFFELGGHSLLAADLLGIVRRRFGIDVAARTLYLGPTVRELAAAMGAEVPS; from the coding sequence ATGACGACCGGGAACCGCACCTCGATGATCGCGGCCTCCGCCATCCTGGTACACCGGCGCACCCTGCAGGAGCAGGTCACGATCGCGTATGCGGAAACGGTGCCGAAAACCGTCACGGTCGACTTCTCGGCGGCACCGTCGTTCCGTGCGGTCTGCGATTTCGTGGCCTCGTCCGCCGTACCGGGCGAAAGCGACGAGACGGACGTCGACGCGGTGGTCCGGTTCGCGCCCGACGGATCCGTCGACGGTGATCCGGCGGAACTCGTGCGGCTCCGAGCGCTGATCACCGACGGGGTGGCGCACCCGGACCGTCCGGTGTCCGAGCTCCGGCTCACCACCGGCGACGACCTCGCCTGGCTCGAGACCGTCTCCGGTGACGAACGTCCCCCGCGCCCCGCCCGGTGCGTCCACGACGTGTTCGCCGACCACGCCGCGGCGACGCCGGACGCCGTCGCGATCAGCTGCGCCGGTCGCACTCTCACCTACCGTGACCTGCACGAGCGGGCCGCCGGGCTGGCCGCCGCACTGCACGGGGCCGGCGCCCGGCCCGGCGAGGTCGTCGCGGTGTTCGGGCGCCGGTCCCCCGAGCTCGTCACGGGTCTGCTCGCGATCCTGCGGGCCGGGTGCGCCTACCTCGCGCTGGATCCCGACGATCCGCCCGCCCGGCACGAGCTGCTGTTGCGCGACGCGCAGGCGGCCGTGCTGCTCGTCGATCCGGCCATGGCCGCCCCGGCCGGATTCACCGGCGCTGTCGTCCCGTGGAACGCACGGGCGGACCAGCCGGTCGACGTCGAGGTCACCCCGGATCACCTCGCGTACGTGAGCTACACGTCGGGCTCCACCGGAGTGCCCAAAGGCGTGGCCGTCCCGCACCGCGCGATCTCGCGTCTCGTGGTCGCGCCGAACTGGATCGAGGTCGTCCCCGGCGACGTGGTCCTGGAGTCGGCGCCGGTCGCCTTCGACGCGTCGACGGTCGAGATCTGGACCGCGTTGCTGAACGGTGCCCGGCTCGCGATCCTGCCACCGGGTCCGGTCGAGCTCGACCGGCTGGCCGACGCGGTGCGCGCCGAGAACGTCACCGTCCTGCTGCTCACCACCGGCCTGTTCCACCACATGGTGACCGCGCAGCTCGACTGCTTCAAAGAGGTCCGGCATGTGCTGACCGGCGGGGACGTCGTCTCGCCGCGTCACGTGAAGACGCTGCTGGACGCCCATCCGCACCTCGTGTTCACCAACGGCTACGGACCCACCGAAAACACGTCGTTCACCACCTGCTGGACGATCCGGGCGCCGTTGACCGGGGGCAGCGTGCCCATCGGGCCGGTCGTGAGCGGGACGACGCTCGCCATCCTCGATCCGCGGCTGCACCCGGTCCCGGTCGGTGTGTGCGGGGAGATGTACGCGGGAGGCGAAGGGGTGGCCACCGGGTATCTCGGCCGGCCGAAGGAGACGGCGGCGCGGTTCGTCCCGGACCCGTTCTCGCGGCGGGCGGGGGCCCGGATGTACCGGACGGGCGACCTCGCCCGCTGGCTGCCGGACGGCACGGTCGAGTTCGTCGGCCGGATCGACACCCAGGTCAAGGTCCGGGGACACCGGGTGGAACCCGGCGAGCTGGAGGCCGAGCTCGCCCGGCGGCCCGAGGTGGCCCAGGCGGTCGTCGTCGCCCAGCCGGACGCGTCGAACGGCCACCGGCTCCTCACCTACGTGGTACCGGCCGGACCAGGCGATCACGCCGGTCTCGGCGCCCGGCTGCGCGACCGGGTCGCCCGGACACTGCCCTCGTACCTGGTTCCGTGGGCGGTGCTGGTCGTCGACGAGTTGCCGTTGACCCGCAACGGAAAAGTCGACCGGCGGGCCCTGCCGGCGGTGACCCGCTCGCCGCGGGTGCTGGCGAGCGAGTACGTGGCACCGGACACCGCGCTCGAGACGTCCGTGGCCGAGATCTGGGGTGAGCTGCTCGGGGTCGAACCCGTGGGGATCGACGACGACTTCTTCGAACTGGGCGGGCATTCCCTGCTGGCCGCCGACCTGCTCGGCATCGTCCGCAGGCGGTTCGGGATCGACGTCGCCGCCCGCACCCTCTACCTGGGACCGACGGTGCGCGAACTGGCCGCGGCGATGGGCGCGGAGGTGCCGTCGTGA
- a CDS encoding cytochrome P450 → MTCPWGNTDLVDHGLYSDGDPHGIWREQRRHDPVSWQEPGFWSVTRYEDVCTVLRAPGEFTSEQGTLLNLLGKGDPASGSNLVTTDPPRHTRMRNPIQRALSIREAEHYRPRIRELVAELLAPLGDGGPFDFAAAMSRVPMAVTGTLMGLPRFDWSRLSHLAMSALAPDDPKYRLPSGPEATLQAAHREIFTYFQDLVSERRADPGHDLIGTLLTMDVDGDTLSLSEIMANCHSLLVGAIVTTPQVPTATLLELAGKDVLDDWAGSPGRMKRALEEALRWASPSNHFMRHATRDVDLAGVTIRAGDPVVVWLGSANRDEDVFPDPYTFDITRNPNRHVAFGIGPHFCIGHSIARVTLQAVFAELLGRFTDFEVVAPPRRLRSNIIAGITELPVTARRRPTPAPITHASGG, encoded by the coding sequence GTGACGTGCCCGTGGGGCAACACGGACCTGGTCGACCACGGGCTCTACAGCGACGGCGACCCCCATGGGATCTGGCGGGAACAGCGCCGCCACGACCCGGTGAGCTGGCAGGAGCCCGGCTTCTGGTCCGTGACCCGCTACGAGGACGTCTGCACCGTGCTGCGCGCGCCGGGCGAGTTCACCTCGGAGCAGGGGACCCTGCTCAACCTGCTCGGCAAGGGCGACCCCGCCAGCGGGAGCAACCTCGTCACCACCGACCCGCCGCGGCACACGCGCATGCGCAACCCGATCCAGCGGGCACTGTCGATCCGGGAGGCCGAGCACTACCGGCCGCGGATTCGCGAACTGGTGGCGGAGCTGCTCGCGCCGCTGGGTGACGGGGGGCCGTTCGACTTCGCGGCGGCCATGTCGCGGGTGCCGATGGCCGTGACCGGAACGCTGATGGGACTGCCCCGGTTCGACTGGAGCAGGCTTTCGCACCTCGCGATGTCGGCGCTCGCGCCCGACGACCCGAAGTACCGCCTGCCGTCCGGGCCGGAGGCCACGCTGCAGGCGGCGCACCGCGAGATCTTCACCTACTTCCAGGACCTGGTGAGCGAGCGGCGCGCCGATCCCGGTCACGACCTGATCGGCACCCTGCTGACGATGGACGTCGACGGCGACACGCTGTCGCTGAGCGAGATCATGGCGAACTGCCACAGCCTGCTGGTCGGCGCGATCGTCACGACGCCCCAGGTGCCGACGGCCACGCTCCTCGAACTCGCCGGCAAGGACGTGCTGGACGACTGGGCGGGCAGTCCCGGCCGGATGAAGCGGGCGCTGGAGGAAGCGCTTCGCTGGGCGTCGCCCAGCAACCACTTCATGCGCCACGCCACCCGCGACGTCGACCTCGCGGGCGTGACCATCAGGGCAGGCGATCCCGTCGTCGTCTGGCTCGGGTCGGCCAACCGGGACGAGGACGTCTTCCCCGACCCCTACACGTTCGACATCACCAGGAACCCGAACCGGCACGTCGCGTTCGGCATCGGCCCGCACTTCTGCATCGGCCACTCGATCGCGCGCGTGACGCTGCAGGCCGTCTTCGCCGAACTGCTCGGCCGGTTCACCGACTTCGAGGTCGTCGCACCGCCCCGCCGGTTGCGGTCGAACATCATCGCCGGCATCACCGAGCTGCCGGTGACCGCACGCAGGCGACCGACGCCCGCGCCGATCACGCACGCCAGTGGGGGCTGA
- a CDS encoding thioesterase II family protein, translating to MSSKWFLRAPAADAEARVFLIPYSGCGATMYRRWPDSAGGVDLCPIQLPGRENRMREAAHTTYESLADALAEALAPHLDRPYALFGHCGSALAAYETSVRLVQRGHPQPAALFVSSEVAPQDGPYGRFLEMTDAELAGELRKLMLELGGEPHPELMDMLVGVLRIDVDANKQYFVPDPVVLPCPVVAIGWRGDDGVVPSLMSGWTRCGKTTFELLDGDHYSFLDAPEPLLSLLAAHLDGDRSR from the coding sequence TTGTCGTCGAAATGGTTCCTGCGCGCACCCGCCGCCGACGCCGAGGCCCGGGTGTTCCTCATCCCCTACTCGGGCTGCGGCGCGACCATGTACCGCAGGTGGCCGGATTCCGCCGGCGGTGTCGACCTGTGCCCGATCCAGCTGCCGGGCCGGGAGAACCGGATGCGGGAGGCCGCGCACACCACGTACGAGTCGCTGGCCGACGCCTTGGCCGAAGCGCTGGCGCCGCACCTCGACCGGCCCTACGCGCTGTTCGGCCACTGCGGTTCGGCGCTCGCCGCGTACGAGACCTCGGTGCGCCTCGTTCAGCGCGGCCACCCGCAGCCCGCCGCGCTCTTCGTGTCCTCGGAGGTGGCGCCGCAGGACGGGCCGTACGGCCGGTTCCTCGAGATGACCGATGCCGAGCTGGCAGGCGAGCTCCGGAAACTCATGCTCGAGCTGGGCGGTGAGCCGCATCCGGAGCTCATGGACATGCTGGTGGGTGTCCTCCGCATCGACGTCGACGCGAACAAGCAGTACTTCGTCCCCGACCCGGTCGTGCTGCCGTGCCCGGTCGTCGCGATCGGATGGCGCGGCGACGACGGTGTCGTGCCCTCGCTCATGAGCGGCTGGACCCGGTGCGGGAAGACCACGTTCGAACTGCTGGACGGGGATCACTATTCCTTCCTCGACGCGCCGGAGCCGTTGCTCTCGCTCCTGGCCGCCCACCTCGACGGCGACCGGAGCCGCTGA
- a CDS encoding alpha/beta fold hydrolase has protein sequence MARIVDVLPLTPLQEGLLFHARNPDRAPDAYLVQLTVRLDGPLDTDRLRAALACVLRRHPNLRSAFRFRKSGEPVALVPDAVRLPVAERASEPAAVRAFAEAERSERFDLGKPPSIRCTVLTLAPGDHVLLLSCHHILLDGWSMPLLLDEIGMAYSAGGDDQALPAPARFRDYLDWRAAQDTGAAKRAWASALDELDEPTRLTEHVRPGPAARLTRRLDAGVSAALVTMARNAGVTVNTVCQCAFALLLARMTGREDVVFGTTVSGRPPELPDSDRMLGLLINTVPVRIRVPASMPVDELLARVQKEQSTLLGHHHLGLADIQRAAGLGELFDTIFTFQSYPVADRDTRWRDGPRITDVHGVDANHYPVSVTVAPGAEFDLQLVHRIAPEQAGLLLDRLTMVLTAFAEDPQRPAGSVDVVLPDERRRLLADWLDGAPRPRVPFAGPAPIGRPIPGDRVYVLGAGARLLPPGAVGELYLAGDGLARGYAGRPGLTAERFRPDPFGPPGSRMYRTGDLGRWRDDGQLEYLGRTDNQVKVRGFRIELGEIEATLARHPAVDAAAVVVREDVPGDRRLVAYVVAGSGDVTGVHEHLDALLPGYMMPTAIVPLDRLPLLASGKVDRHALPAPGPAADPGSRVPRTETERSVAQVWREVLGTEVVGPDDNFFDLGGHSLLAVRLIERLAAHFEIQLSASVLYAAPTPAGIARLIEAGESGHGPLVPMRQDNDGGPPRLILVHPIGGSTFCYADLAHALPADCSVHGLDAPGLADGTRPLERIEDLAAHYVAALVAAGAHRNCVLAGWSMGGTIAYEMAERIRRIIGAAPPVVLIDTHLRLGIDPGASDAELITVFADDWGRAAGRALAPDAAALAGLSPAERLDLLVDRARSLGILEPDAPAEYVRRRFEVFKAHARALLDHRAHQDHQGRVRMIAAQDSVRQDPSHGWSAVAGAEFDVRIVPGDHYGLLGGREVVDELGAALDWLRS, from the coding sequence ATGGCGCGGATCGTGGACGTCCTGCCGCTGACCCCCCTCCAGGAGGGCCTGCTGTTCCACGCGCGGAACCCGGACCGCGCGCCGGACGCGTACCTGGTGCAGCTCACCGTCCGCCTGGACGGACCGCTCGACACGGACCGCCTGCGCGCCGCCCTCGCCTGCGTGCTGCGCCGCCATCCGAACCTCCGTTCCGCGTTCCGCTTCCGGAAGTCCGGTGAACCCGTCGCCCTCGTGCCGGACGCTGTGCGCCTGCCCGTCGCGGAGCGGGCGAGCGAGCCCGCGGCCGTCCGCGCGTTCGCCGAGGCCGAGCGGTCCGAGCGCTTCGACCTCGGCAAGCCGCCGTCGATCCGGTGCACGGTGCTCACGCTGGCCCCCGGCGACCACGTCCTCCTGCTGAGCTGCCACCACATCCTGCTCGACGGCTGGTCGATGCCGTTGCTGCTCGACGAGATCGGCATGGCCTACTCCGCCGGCGGCGACGATCAGGCCCTGCCCGCGCCCGCGCGGTTCCGCGACTACCTCGACTGGCGGGCGGCTCAGGACACCGGCGCGGCGAAACGGGCATGGGCGTCCGCGCTCGACGAACTCGACGAGCCGACCCGGCTGACCGAGCACGTCCGCCCCGGACCGGCGGCACGCCTCACGCGGCGGCTCGACGCCGGCGTCTCCGCGGCGCTCGTGACGATGGCGAGGAACGCCGGAGTCACGGTCAACACCGTGTGCCAGTGCGCCTTCGCGCTGCTGCTCGCACGCATGACCGGCCGTGAGGACGTCGTGTTCGGCACCACCGTGTCGGGCCGCCCGCCGGAGCTGCCGGACTCCGATCGCATGCTCGGCCTGCTGATCAACACCGTGCCGGTGCGCATTCGCGTGCCCGCCAGCATGCCGGTCGACGAACTGCTCGCCCGAGTGCAGAAGGAACAGTCGACGCTGCTCGGGCACCACCACCTCGGGCTCGCGGACATCCAGCGCGCCGCGGGCCTTGGCGAGCTGTTCGACACGATCTTCACGTTCCAGAGCTATCCGGTGGCGGACCGGGACACGCGGTGGCGCGACGGGCCCCGCATCACCGACGTCCACGGTGTCGACGCGAACCACTACCCGGTGAGCGTGACGGTCGCCCCGGGGGCCGAGTTCGACCTCCAGCTGGTCCACCGGATCGCACCCGAACAGGCAGGCCTGCTCCTCGACCGGCTGACGATGGTGCTGACGGCGTTCGCCGAGGATCCGCAGCGGCCGGCCGGCTCGGTCGACGTCGTGCTGCCGGACGAGCGCCGGCGGCTGCTGGCCGACTGGCTCGACGGCGCCCCCCGGCCCCGCGTGCCGTTCGCCGGCCCGGCACCGATCGGCCGGCCCATCCCCGGCGACCGGGTCTACGTGCTCGGCGCGGGCGCCCGGCTGCTGCCGCCGGGCGCGGTCGGCGAGCTGTACCTGGCCGGGGACGGTCTCGCGCGCGGGTACGCCGGCCGGCCGGGGCTCACCGCCGAACGGTTCCGGCCGGACCCGTTCGGGCCGCCGGGGTCGCGCATGTACCGGACCGGTGACCTCGGCCGGTGGCGGGACGACGGTCAGCTCGAATACCTCGGCCGCACGGACAACCAGGTGAAGGTCCGCGGTTTCCGGATCGAGCTGGGCGAGATCGAGGCCACCCTGGCCCGGCACCCGGCCGTCGACGCGGCGGCGGTGGTCGTCCGGGAGGACGTTCCCGGTGACCGGCGGCTCGTCGCCTACGTCGTGGCGGGCAGCGGCGATGTCACCGGTGTCCACGAGCACCTCGACGCGCTGCTGCCGGGATACATGATGCCCACCGCGATCGTGCCGCTCGACCGTCTTCCGCTGCTGGCCAGCGGCAAGGTCGACCGCCATGCGCTGCCCGCGCCCGGCCCCGCCGCCGATCCGGGGTCCCGGGTGCCGCGGACGGAGACCGAGCGGTCGGTCGCCCAGGTGTGGCGGGAGGTCCTCGGCACCGAGGTGGTCGGGCCCGACGACAACTTCTTCGACCTCGGCGGGCATTCGCTGCTGGCCGTGCGGTTGATCGAGCGGCTGGCGGCGCACTTCGAGATCCAGCTCTCCGCCAGCGTGCTCTACGCGGCCCCGACGCCGGCCGGGATCGCCCGGCTCATCGAAGCGGGCGAGAGCGGACACGGCCCGTTGGTGCCGATGCGGCAGGACAACGACGGCGGCCCGCCGCGGCTGATCCTCGTGCACCCGATCGGCGGGAGCACCTTCTGCTACGCCGACCTCGCCCACGCGCTCCCGGCCGACTGTTCGGTGCACGGGCTGGACGCCCCCGGGCTGGCCGACGGCACCAGGCCGCTGGAACGGATCGAAGATCTCGCCGCGCACTACGTCGCCGCGCTCGTCGCCGCCGGGGCGCACCGCAACTGCGTGCTCGCCGGCTGGTCGATGGGCGGGACGATCGCGTACGAGATGGCCGAGCGGATCCGGCGGATCATCGGCGCCGCACCCCCGGTCGTCCTGATCGACACCCACCTGCGACTCGGGATCGACCCCGGCGCGTCCGACGCCGAGCTGATCACCGTGTTCGCCGACGACTGGGGCCGCGCGGCCGGCCGGGCGCTCGCCCCGGACGCCGCCGCGCTCGCCGGGCTGAGCCCGGCCGAGCGGCTGGATCTGCTCGTCGACCGGGCCCGGTCGCTCGGGATCCTCGAACCGGACGCGCCCGCGGAGTACGTGCGACGCCGGTTCGAGGTGTTCAAGGCACACGCGCGCGCCCTCCTCGACCACCGCGCGCACCAGGACCACCAAGGGCGGGTCCGGATGATCGCCGCGCAGGACTCCGTCCGGCAGGACCCGAGCCACGGCTGGTCGGCCGTGGCGGGAGCGGAGTTCGACGTCCGGATCGTCCCCGGGGACCACTACGGGCTGCTCGGCGGCCGCGAGGTGGTGGACGAGCTCGGCGCGGCGCTGGACTGGTTGCGGTCATGA
- a CDS encoding carbamoyltransferase C-terminal domain-containing protein: protein MLIFSFKEGHDGSIAAIDDGKLLFSLEAEKDSFPRYAGITAETVTAAAGRLDRLPDVIAIGGWVKGTHSVERPSRTGYFGVGDGAVSDEAGRFFGRDVRVFSSTHERSHIMTAYGMAPFANRQPAYCLVWEGNIGDFYRIDENGAVEHLRHVLADPGNKYAWLFALADPKFPVSKGLLRLQDAGKQMALTGFADKGPLTLAEKEVIDFILAQEGIILQLSKEDMKWSEFHDVGVESQAYKNVAAKLSDAIFDRFHDYAREHLTEGLPLLISGGCGLNCEWNRRWRECGLFPEVFVPPCPNDSGSALGTAIDAQLHHTGSAKVEWDAYAGEEFVHDAEFDSRRYETVPLDYGEVANHLSDGNVIGWVQGRWEMGPRALGNRSILAAPFSSEMTTRLNKIKQREGYRPIAPICLESDAHRWFEGSIPDPYMLYFSRVTTEELAAVTHVDGTARAQTVTPEQNPRIARLLEAFRERTGFSVLCNTSLNFSGRGFINRTSDLIEYGERHGLDGYVVGDTFARRRAV, encoded by the coding sequence GTGCTGATCTTTTCGTTCAAGGAAGGCCATGACGGCTCGATCGCCGCGATCGACGATGGCAAGCTGCTCTTCTCGCTGGAAGCGGAGAAGGACTCGTTCCCGCGGTACGCCGGGATCACGGCCGAGACGGTGACCGCGGCGGCCGGCCGGCTGGACCGGCTGCCGGACGTGATCGCGATCGGCGGCTGGGTGAAGGGCACGCACTCGGTCGAACGCCCCTCGCGCACGGGCTACTTCGGCGTGGGCGACGGGGCGGTGAGCGACGAGGCCGGCCGGTTCTTCGGCCGGGACGTGCGGGTCTTCTCCTCGACGCACGAACGGTCGCACATCATGACCGCCTACGGCATGGCGCCGTTCGCGAACCGGCAGCCTGCCTACTGCCTGGTCTGGGAAGGCAACATCGGCGACTTCTACCGGATCGACGAGAACGGCGCGGTCGAGCACCTGCGTCACGTGCTCGCCGACCCCGGCAACAAGTACGCCTGGCTGTTCGCGCTCGCCGACCCGAAGTTCCCCGTCTCGAAGGGCCTGCTGCGGCTGCAGGACGCCGGCAAGCAGATGGCGCTGACCGGGTTCGCCGACAAGGGGCCGCTGACCCTGGCGGAGAAGGAGGTCATCGACTTCATCCTGGCCCAGGAGGGGATCATCCTCCAGCTGTCCAAAGAGGACATGAAGTGGTCGGAGTTCCACGACGTCGGGGTCGAGTCGCAGGCGTACAAGAACGTGGCGGCCAAGCTGTCCGACGCGATCTTCGACCGGTTCCACGACTACGCCCGGGAGCACCTCACCGAGGGCCTGCCGCTGCTGATCTCCGGTGGCTGCGGTCTCAACTGCGAGTGGAACCGCCGGTGGCGCGAGTGCGGGCTCTTCCCCGAGGTCTTCGTCCCGCCGTGCCCGAACGACAGCGGCTCGGCGCTGGGCACGGCCATCGACGCGCAGCTCCACCACACGGGATCGGCGAAGGTGGAGTGGGACGCCTACGCCGGTGAGGAGTTCGTCCACGACGCCGAGTTCGACTCCCGGCGGTACGAGACCGTGCCCCTCGACTACGGGGAGGTCGCGAACCACCTCTCCGACGGCAACGTGATCGGCTGGGTGCAGGGCCGGTGGGAAATGGGGCCGAGGGCGCTCGGCAACCGGTCGATCCTCGCCGCGCCGTTCAGCAGTGAGATGACGACCAGGCTCAACAAGATCAAGCAGCGCGAGGGCTACCGGCCCATCGCCCCGATCTGCCTGGAGTCCGACGCGCACCGCTGGTTCGAGGGCTCGATCCCCGACCCGTACATGCTGTACTTCAGCCGGGTCACGACGGAGGAACTGGCGGCCGTCACCCACGTCGACGGCACCGCGCGGGCGCAGACGGTCACTCCCGAGCAGAACCCGCGCATCGCGCGGCTGCTGGAGGCGTTCCGCGAACGAACGGGCTTCAGCGTGCTGTGCAACACCTCGCTGAACTTCTCCGGCCGCGGCTTCATCAACCGCACGAGCGACCTGATCGAGTACGGCGAACGTCACGGCCTGGACGGTTACGTCGTGGGTGACACCTTCGCGCGGCGCCGGGCGGTGTAG
- a CDS encoding AMP-binding protein: MGQVGTAFAAQVARRPDAVAVVDGARTRTYRELGDDVDRLARWLVARGVGPETSVGVLARRSYPMVAGMLAILRAGGAFVPLNPEIPVARLRSLVADVRPAVVLTETSLAAADLAVPVQQMTADLDGPPADLDARHHPRAVAYVIQTSGSTGEPKSVQVEMHSLMNLLSWYRDVCEIGPGVRVGQIVASNFDASVKNYLTPLVCGGTLALLADGPYDPRAMLGFIERDQVAVLNPGVPSAVYPLVDLAAAAEYRPLSSIRCLALGGEPTDTERLRPWLESPGSRARVLNIFGPTECADIACYAEFDMPASTDRANR, translated from the coding sequence ATGGGCCAGGTGGGAACGGCATTCGCGGCGCAGGTGGCGCGGCGGCCGGACGCGGTCGCCGTCGTGGACGGTGCCCGGACCCGGACGTACCGCGAGCTGGGAGACGACGTCGACCGGCTGGCGCGGTGGCTGGTGGCTCGCGGTGTCGGGCCGGAGACGTCGGTCGGCGTGCTGGCGCGGCGCTCGTACCCGATGGTCGCCGGGATGCTGGCGATCCTCCGCGCGGGCGGCGCGTTCGTCCCGCTGAACCCGGAGATCCCCGTCGCCCGGTTGCGGTCGCTCGTGGCCGACGTGCGGCCGGCGGTGGTCCTGACCGAGACGTCGCTCGCCGCTGCCGACCTCGCCGTGCCGGTGCAGCAGATGACGGCGGACCTCGACGGTCCGCCCGCCGATCTCGACGCCCGGCACCACCCGCGTGCCGTCGCCTACGTCATCCAGACGTCGGGGTCGACCGGCGAGCCGAAGAGCGTGCAGGTGGAGATGCACTCGCTGATGAACCTCCTGTCCTGGTACCGCGACGTGTGCGAGATCGGCCCCGGTGTCCGCGTCGGTCAGATCGTCGCCTCGAACTTCGACGCCTCGGTCAAGAACTACCTGACGCCGCTGGTGTGCGGTGGCACTCTCGCGCTGCTCGCCGACGGTCCGTACGACCCGCGGGCGATGCTCGGCTTCATCGAACGCGACCAGGTCGCCGTGCTCAACCCCGGCGTTCCCTCGGCCGTCTACCCGCTCGTCGACCTCGCGGCCGCGGCGGAGTACCGCCCGCTGTCCTCGATCCGGTGCCTCGCGCTCGGTGGCGAGCCGACCGACACCGAGCGGCTCCGGCCGTGGCTCGAGTCGCCCGGGTCCCGGGCCCGCGTGCTGAACATCTTCGGTCCGACGGAGTGCGCCGACATCGCCTGCTACGCGGAGTTCGACATGCCGGCTTCGACCGACCGGGCGAACCGGTGA